In a single window of the Candidatus Wallbacteria bacterium genome:
- a CDS encoding TOBE domain-containing protein, producing MKRKTDHEISLKTSLQLKKDNHEFLGNPSVLLLEKIAECGSITKAAKAAGISYKTAWDTIDRVNNLSDEPLVESSSGGSGGGGTRLTGKGLKMVTMFRQIETEQQKLLDFLRLALDDFDESYQFFRKMLLKTSARNLFYGTVSLIKQGTLNAEVVLSLKGGDSIAATITNQSLENLRLKIGDEACGLVKASWVILTVEEDFQTSARNIYRGIVEKIMSDGVNSEVILKLPGGNTLTAAITDESVKNLGIRTGSAVTAMFKASSVIIGSF from the coding sequence ATCTCTGCAGCTGAAAAAAGATAATCATGAATTTCTGGGTAATCCCTCTGTACTGCTCCTGGAAAAAATCGCAGAATGTGGCTCGATTACCAAGGCAGCTAAAGCTGCCGGCATCAGTTATAAAACCGCCTGGGACACCATCGACAGGGTCAATAATCTATCAGACGAACCACTGGTGGAAAGTTCCAGCGGAGGTTCAGGCGGTGGTGGAACCAGGCTCACGGGAAAGGGGCTTAAAATGGTCACCATGTTCCGCCAGATTGAAACCGAACAGCAGAAACTACTGGATTTTCTGCGCCTCGCTCTCGACGATTTCGACGAATCTTATCAGTTTTTCAGAAAAATGCTTTTAAAGACCAGTGCGCGGAATCTTTTTTACGGCACTGTTTCCCTGATCAAGCAGGGCACTTTGAATGCAGAGGTAGTCCTCTCACTCAAGGGCGGGGACAGCATCGCAGCCACTATCACCAATCAGAGCCTGGAAAATCTGAGGCTTAAAATCGGAGATGAGGCCTGCGGCCTGGTGAAAGCATCCTGGGTGATCCTGACTGTTGAAGAAGACTTCCAAACCAGTGCCAGAAATATCTATCGGGGCATAGTAGAGAAAATCATGTCAGACGGGGTCAATTCAGAGGTGATTTTAAAGCTGCCTGGTGGAAATACACTCACCGCAGCGATCACTGACGAGAGCGTAAAAAACCTTGGGATCAGGACCGGCTCTGCCGTAACCGCCATGTTCAAGGCTTCCAGCGTGATAATAGGAAGCTTCTAA